One genomic region from Afipia felis ATCC 53690 encodes:
- a CDS encoding RES family NAD+ phosphorylase, translating into MPLRYEGKLYRALNPIYAREPLSGLGAELYGGRFNPKGVPALYSSLSIMTALREANQVGNLQPTTLVSYDAEIENIFDTQDEAALMAEGVDAATLADATWRDQMKANGEAKTQAFARRLITAGFNGLLVKSFATGASATDLNLVLWRWSGNAPARLVLIDDENRLSR; encoded by the coding sequence GTGCCACTCCGCTACGAAGGAAAACTCTATCGGGCATTGAACCCAATCTATGCACGCGAGCCGCTGTCGGGACTTGGCGCTGAGCTCTACGGTGGTCGGTTCAATCCAAAAGGCGTGCCAGCGCTTTATTCTTCACTGTCCATAATGACTGCGCTGAGGGAAGCCAACCAGGTCGGCAACCTGCAACCGACGACACTCGTCTCCTATGACGCGGAGATCGAAAATATCTTCGATACCCAAGACGAGGCCGCACTCATGGCTGAGGGGGTGGACGCCGCCACGCTCGCAGACGCGACGTGGCGTGATCAGATGAAAGCGAACGGAGAGGCGAAGACACAGGCCTTTGCAAGGCGACTTATCACCGCCGGATTTAACGGTCTGCTAGTCAAAAGCTTTGCGACAGGCGCGAGCGCAACGGATCTAAACCTCGTGCTCTGGCGATGGAGCGGCAACGCCCCGGCCCGTCTCGTCCTGATCGACGACGAGAACCGGTTGTCGCGATAG